The genomic region TGTCTATCGCGTCTATTCGGACCCACTAGCCGGGGCTGTGCGACATCGTGTCATCATCCAATGCAAGCACTGGCAATCCAAAAGCGTAGGTCCCTCTGAAATTGCTACGCTCAAAGAACAAATGAAACTGTGGGAACCCCCCAGAGTGGATGTTCATGTGATTGCGACTTCAGGCCGGTTCTCTTCCGATGCTGTCTCTATCATCGAGAGGCAGAACCGCTCTGACAGTGCTTTAAGAATTGAAATGTGGCCAGAAAGCCATTTGGAATTGTTACTTGCGAGCCGTCCAGCAATCATCGCTGAGTTTGGTCTTCGGTAGTAAAGCAGAGAGTGAATCTGACAGTACTGTGCTAAAGCATTCGAATCCGATAAGGCATTGTCGTTTCATCGAAAAGCGGGGAAACCACTTACATCACCGAGCCTTAGCAGTTTCTATCTCCTAAATTTCGTAATCTGCAGGTCGCCCTTTCACGTCGGGTGGTCGGCTCCTCTTTTCAGGTATGGAGTCCGTGTTTTGACCGAACTGCGACTTCGCCTCCTAATTGGTGCTAGCTTCCAAGCTTTACGAACGCCAGAAAACTGGTGAGACTAAAACGCCCGGCTCTTACAGTCTTTCCCTTGCGTGTAATTATCTCTGCAGTACTCACAGTGTGGCTCCTTCCTGCTTGAGCCTCTCCGCTATTGCTGCATGCTTGTTATGAATTGCGCATCCCAACGCAGAGTTTGAGGGATGGGCTGGTTTGGTAAACCGCTTTGCATTTACATCTGCTCCATTCTGCAAGAGAAGAACCACAGTCTCTTCCCGGCCCTCACACGCTGCATGAATCAGTGCTGTCCCGCCAGCATTATCTTTTGCATTAACAATGGCCCCATTGGTGAGGAGAACTTGGACAGTTTCTGTGTGACCTTCCATCGCCGCATGTATAAGTGGTGTGAACTGGAACATCCCTCTAGCGTTGACGTCAGCCCCTTTTGCGATGAGAGCATCGACCAACTCCTTGTTCCCCTTTCCAGCAGCAACCATGAGAGGGGTTGTTTCCCCTGACCACAGACTATTAGGGTCTGCGCCTTGATCTAACAATCGCCGCGCGGTTGCTGTATGGCCATTCAGGACGGCATAGAACAATGGCGTCAAGCCTTGTCTAGTTTTCCCGTTGATAGCTCCGCCGTTCTCTAGCAGAACTTGCACAATCTCATCATGACCTGCCCAGGCCGCGCTCATTAATGCGGAATGGCCCCAACTGTCCCTTGACTCTACATTTTCACCTTTTTCGAGCATCAACTTGACAGCCGTGAGATCGCCTTTCTCCGCGGCCACGGGAAGTGCTCCTATAAAGAACTGTTCATACACGGTAAGCGGTAGCAAAACGGTATCAGCGGCAAAGCTAAGTGGAATATCTAACGGCAGCGGTATGTTCGAAGTGGTTTTTGAGCGGTATTCATATCTAATCCAGTGAATATCAGCGGCCACGCCTCCGTATATTCTTGTCCTCGGATATACAAGGTCCCCTTCCTGCGATCCACGATCCTGATAAGGGTCAACATTTCTACTGACAATAGTCCCACATCCACCTTGAAGGAGAGTAAGGACCAGTATGAATAGCGGCGAGAATCTTCCCATGCCGGGTGCTCTTGTAGACGCTTTCCCAAGGTAAGGCAATCCGACGTACTGTCCATGCTTACTCATCGGGTGCATATTATGTTAGCAGGTATTTGTTGCGCGACAAGCGCAGCAGGCGTATGTCCCAAGCGGTCCTCATCAGGCCCAAACTGACCTAAACTGCCCAATTCCTTTCTCTTCTCATTCGATCTCCCTAACCCCTTTTCCTGGACCATGCGTGATTTTATCAGTGGTCGTCACAAATCTAGGCAAAATCTCCCACACCTGGCTTGTGCAAAGTTCTTCTCATCCGATTTTGGATCAAGTCGTTGTAGATGTTGTGCAAAGCATCGCACCGATCTCGTTCAAGCACCACTCCAACACGCCTACGAAAACTATCTATGTTCCGATGACTTTCAAAATGAGGTAAGCTTTGTCTTGGAGAGTTCTGAAGTAGCCTGCCGGGGAGCCCACACTTCTGACTTTCGGCAAAAGGAGGTGTTCAATGGATCGCCATCCCCAGGACTTTCTTAATCCCCTTACCTCAGCACAAGCGCATGCAGAACTCTTCAGGGAACACCATCCCGAATATGCTGATGCAATGCTGAAATTTCTCCTGGAGCTGGCACGGATCACCAATGACTTGAAGAATGCTCTAGGGTATAAGAAATTTTGTGCAGTGTGTCGCATCCCTATGGAGTCAAAACTGGACATGAATGGTAAGCGTCAGGGAAACCTTTTATGGCTGGAAGGTTGGTCATGTCCAACGTGTGGAGGCGAACAGGTAAGCTGCCAAAAGTGAATAGGGCACTTGGGCGCCGTCCCATGCTGATTACAGATGGTGCGCGGCAGGAACAGGAGTTGGCTGTGCTAAATTTGTGCTAGAACTCTTCGATCTAGATCTTAACCCCCACAATCAGTAGAAGTAGTCGAATCCGTTAACGCATTGTCTATTCACAGAAAAACGGGGAAACCTCTTTCATCACCGAGCTTTAGCGATTTCTTTCTTCCTAATTTCGTAAACCGCAGGTCGCCCGTTCAATCCGGGTCGCCGGCTCCAGTCTTTTCAAACACTTCAACTCCTGCGGATCCCCGCCAAGGTTGTGCCTGATAGCTCTACTGTTTCCTTACTTCATGCATTATCCGCCGAATGGATGCTGAATGTGGCGCTTTCGCTAAAGCAGCTCTCAAATCCGGTAAGATCCCTTTGCCCATGAGTCCCAGCGCATAGACGGCACCCTCACGCAAATCCTTATTGGGGCCCTGGAGGTAGTACAAGAGAATCGGTACGCCTCGCTTATCCCCTGCTATACGGTGGAGCGCATAGGCCGCGTAGATCTGGATGGACGGCTCATCGTTCTCCAACCGTTCACGAAGTACCGGTGCGGCATTCGTGCTCATCATGCGCGCAAGATCGAGAATGGCTTCCAATCGTTCCTGGCGATCGCCTTCTCGTAATCGAAGTATCAGCAGTTCTTGGCGGAGCACCAGTTCTTGGTCGGTCGACATCGTACTCAGTGTACCAATGATGCGTTCAAGCTTGTAGTTCTTCCAGAGTGAACTGGTGTGGAGGTCAAAATGACTTCCCCCCACTTTGAGATTGTCCGACGCTTCAGGAAGAATCTGCCCTTTGGTCTTACCTTCACCCCGTGGGTAGGGCTCTGCGCCTGCAGTCTGCCACCCATCATCCGGCGAATACACATTGTAGATGTATCGTATGTTCTTCATGCTCGGCGAGTAGTCGGTACGGATGGGCGTGCCCAGGAGAATCAGCGTGTGGATCTTTAATCCGTCATGGCTCGCCAAGAATGCCACGTTTCCTCCGTGGCTGTGGGCTACAATACGGAGCTTTTCGGTAGGGTGTGCCACAACCCATCGTTGCAGCGCCTTTCCTCCTTCAGTCCGATCTTTATGACTCACGCCGCCGCTCCAACTAAAGAAGTCCGCTCCTTTGTAGACATCGTTGGTGTGCTGATCGAGATAAGCAGGAAACTCAGCACCCCATCGCCACCAGTCTTCATCGTTCGCCCAGGTTCCATGGACAATGATGGTCGACGTGGGATCGACTTGTGTCAACCTAGTATGGAAAGTTCTCTTACGCTTCCTCTTTGCTTTCACAATGCTGCGCATCTTTTTCTCTCGCGATAATCGTGTCACCCTTCTTCACACCGTTCTGTTTGAAAGCGCCAGCTATCGCGCCTTACCAGTTGTTGAACCGCACGTCTGATCTCTGCAATCGCGCACAAATCCTCAAGTCGCAGTCCGTCAGGCCAAACTGGAGAGGATAGGGGGTTCAATCTGCGAGACCCCATCCTCAGCAGTTGTCTATATTTGCCCGTTACGGCACAAACGTCCCAACTAGGGCTGCCGGCCGACTGGTTGAGTCAAAATAGACACGCAAACCCGTCGCATTGTTGTGACTTCCACCGGGGCCTGAACACTTAGTGGAGTCAGCATTGGTCCCAATGCGGGTACTGATCTTTAGACTTAGCACATCACTCGTCCCATTAAAGCTTCCACCTAGAAGAGTGGTGATGGCTACAGCGACTTGTTTCGCGAGATTGTCATTGCGGGTCACTCCCGTGACGCAACGAGTCTCCCCAGCCGCCACCAGGCTGCTGTTCTTGTACACTTCTGCCTGCACATCAAATTGCGTCCCCTGATCGTCGCTGTTCTTTAGCCCCACCCAAATATTGAGGTTGCTGGGTGCCGTAAGTGTTCCACTTGATAGAGAGGGAGAGGCCGTCCATGTGCCAATCTCTTTCCAAGGGTTTCCCTTATTGAAGTTGATCCCGACCGAGTCCCTGTATTTCGGGGTTGTCGCACTGGGATTGGCGCCATTTAGGAACAGGGCAATAGGGTTATTGTTCCCGCCACTACCATGGAGATAGAAATTAGATGTCGGGGAATTGGCATCACTTATCTTGGCAATAAACCCATCCACATTTCCCGCGAAGGTCGGCTGAACAACACCCGGTGTGGTGGGAAAGTTCGACGAGGCGTAACCTGTCACATAGGCGTTCCCCGAACTGTCTACCGTAATGCCTTGTCCTCCCGAAGAGCTGCTCCCACCCAGAAAGGTTGAATAGACTACGGTGGTCCCAGTTGGATCGACCTTGGTGACGTATGCATTGGATCCCCCTGAGGTCTCTTGAATCGCTCCAGGAGTTGTGGGGAAATTACTTGAGGAAGTCTCTCCCGTTACATATGCATTACTTGATCCATCGACAGCAATTCCATAACCCAGGTCGAAAGAGTTGCCTCCGAGATAAGTGGCATAAATTAGCGACATCCCGGTCACATCAATCGCAGCGACAAA from Nitrospira japonica harbors:
- a CDS encoding ankyrin repeat domain-containing protein, yielding MGRFSPLFILVLTLLQGGCGTIVSRNVDPYQDRGSQEGDLVYPRTRIYGGVAADIHWIRYEYRSKTTSNIPLPLDIPLSFAADTVLLPLTVYEQFFIGALPVAAEKGDLTAVKLMLEKGENVESRDSWGHSALMSAAWAGHDEIVQVLLENGGAINGKTRQGLTPLFYAVLNGHTATARRLLDQGADPNSLWSGETTPLMVAAGKGNKELVDALIAKGADVNARGMFQFTPLIHAAMEGHTETVQVLLTNGAIVNAKDNAGGTALIHAACEGREETVVLLLQNGADVNAKRFTKPAHPSNSALGCAIHNKHAAIAERLKQEGATL
- a CDS encoding energy transducer TonB; amino-acid sequence: MILSVVVTNLGKISHTWLVQSSSHPILDQVVVDVVQSIAPISFKHHSNTPTKTIYVPMTFKMR
- a CDS encoding HEAT repeat domain-containing protein, whose amino-acid sequence is MRSIVKAKRKRKRTFHTRLTQVDPTSTIIVHGTWANDEDWWRWGAEFPAYLDQHTNDVYKGADFFSWSGGVSHKDRTEGGKALQRWVVAHPTEKLRIVAHSHGGNVAFLASHDGLKIHTLILLGTPIRTDYSPSMKNIRYIYNVYSPDDGWQTAGAEPYPRGEGKTKGQILPEASDNLKVGGSHFDLHTSSLWKNYKLERIIGTLSTMSTDQELVLRQELLILRLREGDRQERLEAILDLARMMSTNAAPVLRERLENDEPSIQIYAAYALHRIAGDKRGVPILLYYLQGPNKDLREGAVYALGLMGKGILPDLRAALAKAPHSASIRRIMHEVRKQ